In Vulpes lagopus strain Blue_001 chromosome 15, ASM1834538v1, whole genome shotgun sequence, the sequence acacgcacacacacacatacacacacgcgcatgcacacacatacactgtcAACCTCAGGAGTTGCTTTTGGTAAGGCCTTCTGGGCTTTTCTGCCAGAAGCAGGTTGGAGAAGTTTGTTAAGACCTCTTGGGATACCAGTGCAGTCACAGGAGTGGCCCTCCCAGTCAGAGTGGTCGCTGCCCAGCTGAGAGGCCCAGCTACATGTGACTGGTACATTCCAATCACACACACAACTCACTGCGGATTCATGTGTTCACCCGAGAGTCAGGGCAGGAGTTCTGGCTCTGCCCACTGAGCACATTCCCAGCAACCAGCAAGCACTGGTTATCCCTAAGCAGGCAGAGTAACCCTGGGATTTGCATCAATCCTTCCCCATGCCTGTCCTCATCACCAGGAAGAAACAGATGTACCCagagcagagccacccaggaccgGCTCAGCAGCTACAGGCCTAGGGAGAGGTTGGGCTACAGTGGATTCCCCATAGCCTCACCTAAGTTAACAGTCTGTTCCTGGAGATTTGTCAGAAGGCCCTCCACCCACTCACCTCTGCAGAAGTCATTCTGAGACATGGACAACCCAAATCTCAAGTCTGCGACCTATAGCCGTCCTTGATTCTTCACCATGGATGAGAAGGCTCTGCACACATTTTGGTATCagcaaaaatatataagtaaagaaccatgaaaacaaaaactcaaaagaaggcagaaacttCCCAGATCCAACTGCATAATTCAAAAGAGCCACGAGGCTCGACAAGTTTCCCTCAAAGCTGAATCCCAGCATTccttgtctttgttttcatttggcaATTACCACGTGCCAGGCAATCACCTAAATGTTTCACATGCATTAACCCAGCTCTGCCTTAGCAAACTAAGGCGACCACTGTACCACGCCAAAGGCTGGACCTGTCCCGGGAGGCTGGAGGCTGAAGAGCCTGGCCAGGCAGAAAGgtgtggaggggagaggtggggagaagaaaTCCAGCCTCAGGGTTACTGAGTCTCCAGGCAGCAGTGCAGATTCTAGATAAAGTCTTCTCTCCTCACCTGATAGCTATGGCCCTCCCCCAACCATCTGGATCCCTGACACTGGCCCTACACACACATAGGCCTCTGCTTGGAGCCACCCACCACCCCAGCTCCAACACTACACAGGCAACTTCTTCTGACTAATTGGATGTGTCCCTAAACtttgccggggtggggggggtaacTGTTTGGGTCTTAGAATACAACTTTCTGGAGATTTGATAGACTGGTGCTTGTATTCCCAGAAAAACTATTTAATACATATGTACCCATGCTGAGCACTAACAGGTATGAGTGTCCACACCATAAAGCACTTCTTGCTTCCTATCAGCCCATATATATCTAGGCCGCAGGACAGAAAGGAGGACTCATGAGCCTCCACAGCCACATTGGCACTGGTTACTAGCTGACACTTCCCTTCTGAGTCCTTGACCTATAAGATTCCAGCCTTAGCTGTTCTGTAGACAGAATTCACTCCAAACCTGGGCTCTTTCCCATTTGTCATTGCCTAATGGAATCTCCTTCTGGACCTTCTGGCAACTCTTCTCTGGCCAGCTCACAGTGTTCCAAAGGATAGAGCCCCAGGCCAGAGGGCCAGGCCAGGAGGTCTGGGTTCTGCCACCAACAGCAGGTGACCCTTGATGGGTTCCTTTGGATAGGCTCACCAcccttgtgtgcatgtgtgtgcatgtatgttgtgtgtcatatatacatatatatatgatgtaagGAAGTACCCAAGGCTCTCTTCTGATTCCAAATTAAACCAACCATTCTCACTACCCTTCCCCCTTCCAAGAATCGCCTCCATGCTCTCATGGTACCAACAATGCCTCATTCTTCTTCCAGCACACTAGCACAAAGTGTCAGTGTCCCATTTgttgcctttctctccctcaaatccAGTCAGTCACCCAATCCCGCAGGATTTCTTGGCAAGATcactccctctccatctccactgCCCCTGCCTTGACTTATATCCTAAGCTACCTCGATGGGTTATTCCAACATCATACTCTCACAGGAAGTTGCTCCCTGTCCCTCCAACCTGCCCGAGGTCATCCTGGAAGCAGAGATTTCACCATGCCTTTTCCACACTGAAAGACTTTCAATGCCATGGGAATAAAATTTCAATTCTTTAGCTGCAGTGTTCAAGGCCTCCCATGACCTCTCCCTAGCCTAAGACTCCAGTCTCACCTCTCCCAgtgtcccctcccaccccaccctctgaCTCTAGCCATATGGGCCACTCCTCATTGGGCTTGTCCTAGTCTTTCAGGTTCTGTTCTCGTTTCTTCCCTCATCTCTGGTGCAAAATAACCTACCCCTTCCCCCCTTTTACTGAGGCACACATTGCAAAACCAGCTAGCTCAGAACCCAAATTTGCCACAAACTCTACCTGGACATCTGCTAAGTGTAGGGCTGCACGCAAGGGCTGATGCATAGACAGCCCTAGAGCAGCTCAGGGGCTGGAGCGGGTGTGGACAGACCTGCAAATAGAGTGCCTAAGTACCAGAGCAGGGTTCTCTAATTGAGGCTCTATGTATACACCAGAGAGAAGAGTCCAAGTAACTTGGAGGTGAAGGGCGGAGAGGGATTTCAAGAGTTTGATCTGCACCCTGAAGTTTCAATAAGAGTTCATTCATCTTGCAGAGCCAAGGAAAGAGCTTTCCAGGAAGAGCAAACAATGCATGCAAAGATAGAGAGGCACCTAGGATAGAAACTGGTGAGCTACTCAGTTTGGGGAACAGTGGAGATGCTGTGAGCTACAGTACAGCCAGCCTTTGCAGGGCCTCGAGTGCCAAACAAGGATGCTACACTTTATCCTACCAAGGAAGCAATCCTATCCCATCTCATGTAGATCTTCCATCTACAGATATATTACAGAGCCAAGATATCTGCCTACATGGCATGGAACATGGTGATTAAGAGCATGGTgcttctggggcgcctggggggctcagcagttgagcggctgcctttagctcagggtgtggtcctggagtctgggtcccacatcgggctccctgcaaggagcctgcttctccctctgcctatgtctcagcctctctctgtgtctctcatgaatacataaataaagtcttaaaaaaaaaaaaagagcaatggtgctttttgttttgttttgttttggtcaaaCTTTTTATTTAGTATTCTATAGTTGCTTAGCACACACTTAAATGGTCTTATTGGGGTAAGGGAAAGGAGAGGTTCTTGTAGATTCCcaaggaaatgtcagaaaggcaaAATAGGGACAGAATTATCCATTTGCTTTTTTGGATTTACTGGGTGAATAGCACTTTCCTTACACAAGCATGTGATCTCAGGTTTTTCATTACTGAGAACACTGAGATTTCTATTTGAAGACACCCTAAAATCCTAAGAGTAGCACACCCTGATCACCCTCTAATAGCTAACTTGTTTGTATAGGCAGAAGGATTCAACTCTCCATTTTAGATGGCTAGATGTATGTAGAAGGTCTTAGAATTGCTTTGCCTCATTTACCTGGGAAAAATAAGATATAGAAAGTGGCCTTTAGGAACacttttaacttgaaaaattacAACACTAGTACACAAGTCAAGTCTTAACACATTTAACATTTGCTTATTTAAAGCAATGTCATAAAGTCAAATAAGATTAaataggttttacttttttttttcccctcacaagAACATAAAAACTATGGACGGGCAACCTAAAGGGAAGGATCAGGAAGGGCCAgttctgtgtgtgtataaatgtgcAGGTGACAGAGGAAATGAACGCAAGAATTATAGAGGCCCACCAAAGTAAGAATTATCTAGAAGCACTAAGTAGAAGTCATCCATTTCCTGAAGACAAAGCGGAGAGTCAGCGGCCCCCCTGGAAAATCACAAGGCCACAAGGAGATCTGGGTCTGAAGCTAAGCAGACTGCTCCAGGACAGCATCTCTTAGATTATTTACTCAGAGTGTCAGAGATAAGAATGGAGGTCGCGAAGATTTCCCAAGGGTGAACAAGGCCTGGCTTTCACAGTCCAGAAGGGATACAGCCCACCCTTGTGAGACCACCTGGGGATTCTGGAACACTGAGACACAGAAGTGCCATCAAGTGCTGAAACCTAAGAATGATGCCAGAAAACAAAGTGGAACTGCTGTaaggaggaagcaggaaaaaCAGTGACTCAGGACAACACAAAGCTGCCAAAAGTTTGTCTTGTTATACCCACACCAAGTGGTGACACTGTCACATCTTttctcccccactctccctcaGGGTCACTTCTTGAATGGGGGTGCACAATCTGGGAATTTAGTACAGGTTTAGATGCCTCATTAGATGCATTCATATTAGCTGCTCCTCATATTTTGCGAGAGGGGATCTGCCGGAGGATTTGAAGTAGGGAAGTATCATGAACAgatttgtatttcaataaaaaaaattttttgatggCCACGTTAAAATCAACTTCCAAATTTTACATCAAATGTTATAGCataattgaactccaataaaaaaaaaattttttttaaattaaaaagaaacaaaaagttataGCATGAAAGGCATGCCATTTTTCCCCAAAGCTGAATTCTCTCAGAATAGTTTCCCCCTCCTCACTTCTGGAATGTGTCCAGTCAGTCTAAAAGACAGaaccaggggcagcctgggtggctcagcagtttagggctgccttcagcccagggcgtgattctggagccccgggattgagtcccacgtcgggctccctgcatggagcctgcttctccctctgcctgtgtctctgcctctctctgtgtctctcatgaataaataaataaaatattaaaaaaaaaaaaaaagaacctgagcCTCTGGCCCATGAGTCTACCTCTCTAGAGTCTCTCCTACCCGTCCCACTCTTTCAGGCCCAATATAAGGCCTGAACTTCAGTGTCCTAACTGGCCCCTCGGCCCCAGTGTCTGTCCCCTCTGCTCACTCCTTTCCAGGCTCTGCCACAGTAGGCTTGAGCAGGCCACCTTAGCTTTCATGAGAATCACATGGGGGAACCTAGGAACACCATCCCAGACCCATTTCAttccatatactttttaaaatttttttttattggagttcaatttgccaacatacagtgtaacacccagtgctcatcccgccaagtgccccccttcagtgccggtcacccagtcatcccaaacccccgcccacctccctttccactaccccttgttcatttcccagagttaggtgtctctcatgttttgtcatcctcactgatattttcactcattttctttaaaagctcCCTAGTTTACAAGTCAGGTCCCACCCCTGACCTaggaatcagaatctgcatttgaacAAGACCCTCCTGGTGATTCTTAAGCTCCTTATAGGCTGAAAAGCTCAGCTCTAAGGTGTTGCCTGaccattcattccacaaatatttactggatttTCTCCAGTGCAGGCTAGGGGTTGGGAAGGTCAAGGGCCAAGGTCTTTGAGAAGCTCATCGAAACTTCAGTCAATCCCTTGCTTAAAACCTGCCATTCGCTCCCACGCTTTCCAATTCCAGACTTCTGCCCCTGACCTTCATGGCCCATTGGGGCCATGCTTTATCCTTGTCATCAGCTCTACCGTCTAGCACTCACCCTGAGCACCTAGTTGGACCACTTGCCACTTCTCACAGCTAGCTGGTGCTTGTCAGCCTACACACAGCTCTCAGCCCAGGCTCTACCCGCCTCTGCCTGGAGACACCCAGGAGAAATCCTCTGAGATCCATCACACAAGTCACCTGCTTCTTGAAATTTTCCCAGACCTTCTTCGCTCAGATGAAAGGCAGGAATTCCCAAAACTCCTTGCTCTTCTTCCCCCCCTCCGTGGTACTCTCATTCTGCTCAGTTTTAAAGCCAGCACACCTGCTGGAGCTACCCCAGGAGAGACCATGATTCTGTTTGTCTCAGTAGCAATAAGCTAATAACTGGCACATCATCAAATCTCTAAGTAAGAAGAAGAATACATGCATTACAAAATCAGGGATGACTGCAGTAAGTGAGCCATTCACTAATCTCTCTCATTTCCGACTTCAAAGTCGTCTGAATATAAATTTAGTTAGAATAGTAATGGGCTGCCTTGCCACCCAAAAGAGAAATaatctctaaataattttttgttttccatacCATACTCAAGTAATAATCAAAGACTGAACATACTGAAGATGAATTCTGTGCACGGCCAATTACCTCTCTGTAGTTGGACATTTAAGCTCACAAAACGCAACATGAAATTTGGAAACACTTCAGATTTGTATTAGAATCGATTAAGGCACTGGGAAAGAGACAGATGAAGAAAAGGATTTGAAGCagaccaaaatatggaaagagggACCGACCTGACGACATACCCAGCGGCTCTAAAAGGAAAACTACAAtactctgggtttgttttttaagaggaTTAAGGATTTGGTTTGCTAGAATGCCTGTTTCAATCCTCTGCAAACTTCGGAAATGCTAGCTTCTAAATCTataatcttattttcatttgaagaaaaactGCAGGTCTGGAATTGGGACGTCATGAGGGAGAGGCGGAGCCCACTTTCCAGCAAAACCTTGCCCATCTGGCTGTCTGCTGGGACGCGGCGGCTCGAGATGTGGATGGGCAGGCTGCATTTTCGCAATTAGAGTACAGAGCTGGCCTCAGCCAGGGCGCTGCATCTGCACACGCCCGAACAGCTGGGCTTGCGCACGCAGACCCAAGCGCCCGGCCACCGTGGGCCCTCGAGGTTCCGCCGGTGCTTCAGCGACGCGCCGCTCTGACCCTCCTGCGCATCTCCAGGGCCACGCTGGCACCTGCAGGGGCGCGGGTCGTCCGTAGGTCCCGGGTTGGGTGGAAACTCGGAGCAAATCCACGGGAGGTTTACCCTCCTCTCAGTTTTCTGCCGGAGAAGAGCGAGAGGGTCCCTGTCCTCGCGCCTGGGACACGCTCTGGGGCCCTTCCTGGCGCTGCCTCCCACCCCTCGGGTGGTTCTTGAACCTGGGGGCTCTCGGTTCCCCAGGCAATGCACCCGCGGGGGCTCCGGGTCCGGAACGCGCGAGGGACCTGGGGCGTGGGGAGAGCCCACTGACCTGGGTGCGGGGCTCCTCTCCGGGCGGCTCAGGTGTGCGGGCCGCTCCCGTGTCCCTCCCACCTCCGAACATGAGAGCCGCGAGCCGAGCTGCAGGCCACTGACCCACCGACCAACTGACCGACCAACCAGCCGACCGAGCGGCGGCGGCCGGGTCTGGAGCCCACGTGACGGGGCGGGACCCACGGGAGGCTCGTCCCGGACTCCCCGCTTtctcccgcccccctcccccgggaccgccccccaactcccctcccctctcctgctgcGCGGCGGCCCGCAGGGACCCGGCCGCCCCCGGCTCCCTTCCCTCGGGGACCTGCCTCGTCAACCCCGCCCCTTCGAACCTGCCTTCCCCGCGTCCTCCcagccgcggccccgccccgccccccgggccgcgCTCGgagcccgcaggccccgccccccgggccgcgCTCGgagcccgcaggccccgcccccccgggccgcGCTCGgagcccgcaggccccgcccccccggccgcgCTCGgagcccgcaggccccgcccccacgaGGCCCCGCCTCCCacggagccccgccccctcctgtcaaacccaccccccccccccccccagcaccctTACGACCCCGGGGAGACCGACGGGCGGTTCCCGGCACTAGTGCTGCCAGTCCCCCCGGGCTTCCCCAGCCCTGCGGCACCATTCCCGGCCGGTCGCAGGAAATGCAGACGAGGAAGCAGAAAAGCAATTTGTATGGAGAATTGCAAAGAGAAGCCAcagaaaaaaaacacttagagGCGCGCTCAGCGCAGCAGCCCTTTGGCTGTTCGGACGGCCCGGACCCGTGCGATGCAGTCCAAATCGAGGTTGTCCCGAGGGCAGCTTCATTCCCGGTATCTGAACAACAAACGCAGAGTTTGGAAGGCTCTGAGTCACCCTAGAGTCTGGCTGCGCTTGAACCCCGCGACCTGGGGTGGAGATCCCCCTAGTGGTCAAGCCCCAACCAAAGACACTTGCGCCGGGTCTGTGAACAAGAAGCGCTTCCCTCTGCTCAGCACCTAGACGGGGTTCCACAGACGGGGAAAGCTTTGGCACCTGTGACCACAGGAATGGGTCCTAGAGACTCAGTCCAACGCCTTCCCCCAGCGTATGGCCTGAATCCCCTCTAGTTGTACTGCTAGATTGCTGCCTTGCCCAGGCCTCCGGGGCTGGTTGCTCAATTCAGCTGATTTAAAATCCCTGTGGGCCATGGATGGCATCCGCACCACAGACTCTGGCATAGTCCCCAGCTCTGGCAGGAGTCACTACAGCCCGGGCCTCAGTTTTAATCTACATTTCTACAGGCTGGACAAATTCCACAAGGCACATCTTTTTTCAGATGACCCGGTGGTCTGAAATTACCAGTATGCCCAGGAGACTTTTACATGTGAACAGAACTTAAGCCACCTCGGCAAATATGAGCCTCCTGTCACTGCAGGAACCTGGCCAGAAGCAGACCAAAGGCAAAGCCAGCAGAGGAAGGCTGAGGCCCACAAGAGTTGTGTTACAGCAGGACACCCTTCGGTTCTCTTTCACTTCCTTAAAATAGCAGCAGAGGCTTTTGTAGACCTAGGTCTACAGTTCACATGAGTTCATGGGCGTTTCCAAATCCCACATGTTATTGCCCCAATGGACACGCTGCCCTAACCTCAGCCCCTAGAAAATGTTAATCTGTCTTAGAACTAtacaactgctttttaaaaattacctttaaaaatggaGCAAGTCCCTGGCTCTCCAGCGTCTTACACTTTGGAACCATTTTGAGGGGAGGAGGCTTAAAAAATAACTGTTGTCTGGGTCCTACCTACAGAGGTCTGGGAGTAAGCCTAGTATTAGGATTTTTCAGAGCTCCTTAGGTGATTCTCATGTGCAGTCAAGTTTAAGAACTGCTGCTACAGGACTTAGAGACTTTCATTCTGACCAATACCCAATAAGAGACCCCAGAACTCAACAGTTTACATGAAAGAAGCCCAAAAGCGTGTTTGTGGCCCTGCATGCTGTCCTACCCTGGCTCCCAGGGAACAAAGTGCCACATTAACAGGGAAACAATGTCTTGACCTAAAAGAATGATTCTAGATGCAGGAATTTAAAGCACCTGGTGGGTTATTAGTAGCAGGTGCACCTTTCAGAATTGTCACATCAAAGTCTATCATGGATGAAAGGCAACTCTCCTCTGGGCCGCTAAAGGCCATGTGTGTAGGACTCACACATAATTCCATTCACTGATAATCCCACTCCAACCTCCTCTTGAGGCATCCCACATTCCTTATTCCTGCAAAATAGGTAATGTTATTGTACCCACAGGGCAGATAATGTCTGTAAACCCACGGAGTGGGTAACATCGCCATGTTTATATATTCATACCTGCCTCGTTCCACAACAGATTGGGGCTCTGTACCCATTAGAACTGTGGATAATTGTGCTGTATACATGGGGTGAGTAATTCATTCTGCCAAAGACCTACTCAAATGCTATGGGGggagaaaaatgtctcttcattgCCTCTGGTTCCACCCTGAGCTTGGCAGAGTTGGCAAAACAGCTGCAAGCACACAAAACAAACCCTCTCATGTGACCAACCTGGAAAGAGACAGAGGCCTCAGCACATGACACAGGCTGGCACCACAGCCTGCACTTGTGACCCACACTAGGCACAATTGGGCAAATGCATGGGAAAGGTTTGAAGAAGCCCCTCTGGACGAGCACAGCTGTGCTCTGTCACCTGTGCCACTTGGCATGCCTGCTGTGACAGGGAGTCACTTGCCTGCTACCTGGCTTCCATCCAGGTTCCAGAATCTTTCCCAAGGGCCTCAGTGTGCTGGGGAGTGTGCCAGCGAGTCCAAGCATGGGCAGCATTTCCTGAAAGCTTGTCTGCAGAAGGCACGTACACAAATATAACCTGATGGGGCGTATTTGCTTAGTGTCAGTTTTATTGTGTTTCCAGCAAGCAGACAGACACAGGGGAGGGTGAGACAGGATGAAGCTACAGGTGGGATCCTCACCCTTAGGCTGTAGGCTGGTTTTCTGGAGGAAGTAGCTTTTGAAGGGCTTACAGGAAGGTCTTGTGCAGACATGAAAACAGGCTACAGGGGGCAGACCACTATATTTTAGGATGAGATGCTGAACATAATAAGGCTGAGTGAACAAACATACGTATTCGATGCTTTCTTGGGCAACAGAAAGACCAGGACCTGCAGAATTTTCTAGCCTTATTTTCATTTGGAAGCTCATTATTCTGAATGGCTCGCCTAAACTTGTCATCTCTAAAATGGCAATTATAAAGACTTCTTCCGAACGTCTCAGAGGGTGGCATTAGATGATGTACAGAGGAGCACTTTGTAACTGGCAAAGGGGTATTCAAATGTGAGTGGTTTTACTTTCCTCTTATATCTCCTCAGCTTGGTGAAGGAGCAGAACTGGGGGACGTGGAGATTAAACATCAATAGGAAGTGATACTTTAGTTGGGCagtaaaaaatggaagaatagCAATCGGCACTTGTGCAGGAGGAAAGAGCTTCAGGAAAGGCCAGGGGCCAGGAATATTAGGAGGCGGGGTACATTTTGGCTAACTGTTGGGGGTAGTAAGAAAAGGCTGGACGTAAGCTAGATCAGCATGTGGACGGCCGTGAGAGCTGGGAGATTTGGATGGGTGTTGGAAGTTGAAAATTTCTGAACAACAGACCATCTAAGCTCTTGGAAGATAACTCAGGCTTAATATCCAGGGAAGGATGCATATGGGAGCCCACTTCTAGCCTCTCTCCCTGAATGTGATCAGGGGATACTGTATTGCAAAGGGGCTGTGGCCTCAGTGTCCCGGAGAGCAGTGTCCACAGCCTTACTGCTCTCTCTCCGTGCTGTCCTGCATTACTCCAGAGGCTGCTTTCTCTTTGTCTGGAGTTTGTAAATGATCTGGTTTCCATCATTCCAGGCATAGAGCTGCTTATCTCTAGGGTTGTAATGGATCATGGAGTGACTTCTCGGCCGCCTGGGGAAGAACAGTTTGGGCAGATCCTCCTCACCAATAGTGCCCAGGGGATCGTAGACGCAGGTGATGCGGTGAGGGCCGTGGCCACCAGGACTATAGACCACATACAGAACCCCACACAAAAGGAAGGAGGCTTCAGCATCCTGGCTTCTGCATGGAGTGTCCCATGAGTGTTCCACTCCCAGTGTGCCAGGTTCAATTTTTGTGAGAACCAAATGGCCATAGATGCCTGGCCCTGAGTGGATGGCCCAGAGCCCATGCTCATCCACAGCCAGGTCTATGTACGTTGATGGGGAGTGCTGGTAGACCAGTCCTCGgcctgcccctcctgggagcaGCATTCTATCTTCCACAGTCCTCTTCTGCAGATTATATTTGATGATCTCGTTGAGAGTCCCTTGGTtgtgaaaaaacagaaaacctttgTGGATCACTTGGCCTGTTCCCTGCCAGGAATGTGTTAGGATTAGCTTCCGCGGGGCTGGCTTGGTGCTATCCTCCATGAATGCCCGTATGTTTGCAAATTCCCACACGGTTTTGTTTCTggatccaattaaaaaataaaccttttggGAATTGCTGGCAGCATCTTTCATCCAAGAGCCATGTGTGTCCGTAGTCTTCTTCACTATTTTCAGAGACTTAATGCCCATCAACATGTTGTCACAGCCTGGCCAAACgggagaaaaaggagaggtaCTTTATATACATGAGATGTCTGCTTTTCTCACAGATTACttcttaattttctgtttattgagGCAgggttgacatacaatgttacatcagtttcatatgtacaacatactgattcaacTTCCCTATACGTTATGCTTGCTCACAAgtgtagttgccatctgtcaccacacaacactctgactatattccctatactgtatCTTTTATCACgtttattcattttgtaactGGGAGCCTGTGCCTTCCACtgttcttcacccattttgctcccCTGCAACAACAATGGTTTGTTCCCTATACTTATGgggtctgtttcttttcttttctttttttagattccatatataaataaaatcatatggtgtctttctctaacttatttcacttagcataataccctctagatctatccatgttgtcacaaatggcaagattgcctTCTTTATGGCAGAGTAACgttttatatataccacatcttctttatccactcatctattgaaggacatttaagttgcttttatgttttggcaattataaataatggtGGAATAAACacagggatgcatatatcttttcaaatttagtgtttttgtttctgttgggtaaatagccagtagtggaattactggattatatgttatttctatttttaattttttgaggaacctccacactgttttccacagtggctacaacaatttatattcccactaatagtatacaagggttcctttttactccacatcctt encodes:
- the OLFML1 gene encoding olfactomedin-like protein 1 isoform X1 translates to MMALRRASAFLVLFLAALLPPPQCAQDPAMVHYIYQRFQVLEQGLEKCTQATRAYIQDFQEFSKNISAMLGRCQTYTSEYKSAVTNLVLRVERAQREIDYLEYLREADVCVESEDKTLTEKLIQEAEEEKKIRNLLNASCDNMLMGIKSLKIVKKTTDTHGSWMKDAASNSQKVYFLIGSRNKTVWEFANIRAFMEDSTKPAPRKLILTHSWQGTGQVIHKGFLFFHNQGTLNEIIKYNLQKRTVEDRMLLPGGAGRGLVYQHSPSTYIDLAVDEHGLWAIHSGPGIYGHLVLTKIEPGTLGVEHSWDTPCRSQDAEASFLLCGVLYVVYSPGGHGPHRITCVYDPLGTIGEEDLPKLFFPRRPRSHSMIHYNPRDKQLYAWNDGNQIIYKLQTKRKQPLE
- the OLFML1 gene encoding olfactomedin-like protein 1 isoform X2 encodes the protein MLGRCQTYTSEYKSAVTNLVLRVERAQREIDYLEYLREADVCVESEDKTLTEKLIQEAEEEKKIRNLLNASCDNMLMGIKSLKIVKKTTDTHGSWMKDAASNSQKVYFLIGSRNKTVWEFANIRAFMEDSTKPAPRKLILTHSWQGTGQVIHKGFLFFHNQGTLNEIIKYNLQKRTVEDRMLLPGGAGRGLVYQHSPSTYIDLAVDEHGLWAIHSGPGIYGHLVLTKIEPGTLGVEHSWDTPCRSQDAEASFLLCGVLYVVYSPGGHGPHRITCVYDPLGTIGEEDLPKLFFPRRPRSHSMIHYNPRDKQLYAWNDGNQIIYKLQTKRKQPLE